The following are from one region of the Terriglobia bacterium genome:
- a CDS encoding TRAM domain-containing protein, whose amino-acid sequence MDLIIIRLVFISVVAVACYHLRPFGLANLPAWIAACVGVVIGLMVVWFEARLRVVSLKRLIGAVIGSILGILGAYLFSVVIKNSITHSETQRFLMLMVMLLMSYVGLIVGANKGDLLNLAALGGIFGAEKQGRKSFKILDTSVIIDGRIADIADTGFLDGVVVIPQFVLRELQLVADSADSLKRNRGRRGLDILQRVQKMVTVSVQIVEDDFPTVREVDLKLIELAKVYEGKIITNDFNLNKVAQLQGVEVLNINELANALKPIVLPGETMRVFILKEGKEYNQGVAYLDDGTMVVVDNARKLIGKNVDIAVTSVLQTTAGKMIFGKFDERSRAGERIEPKAEGAKPEVRKPIIVESTPHSQPE is encoded by the coding sequence ATGGACCTAATAATTATTCGTCTCGTTTTCATTTCTGTTGTTGCAGTCGCCTGTTACCACTTAAGACCGTTCGGATTAGCAAACCTGCCCGCATGGATCGCGGCGTGCGTCGGCGTGGTGATTGGCCTGATGGTGGTGTGGTTTGAAGCGCGCCTGCGCGTAGTGAGCCTGAAGCGGCTGATCGGGGCCGTGATCGGCAGCATCCTGGGCATTCTGGGCGCTTACCTCTTCAGCGTTGTCATCAAGAACAGCATCACGCATTCAGAAACGCAGCGTTTCCTCATGCTGATGGTCATGCTTTTGATGTCATACGTTGGGTTGATTGTGGGCGCCAACAAGGGCGACCTGCTGAACCTGGCGGCGCTGGGCGGAATCTTTGGCGCGGAAAAACAAGGGCGCAAAAGCTTCAAAATCCTGGACACCAGCGTGATCATTGATGGCCGCATTGCCGATATTGCCGATACCGGCTTCCTGGACGGCGTGGTAGTGATCCCGCAGTTTGTCCTGCGCGAACTGCAACTGGTGGCCGACTCAGCCGATTCACTCAAACGCAATCGCGGACGCCGCGGGCTGGATATTCTTCAGCGAGTGCAAAAGATGGTGACGGTGAGTGTGCAGATTGTGGAAGACGATTTTCCCACGGTTCGCGAAGTTGACCTGAAACTGATTGAGCTGGCCAAAGTGTATGAGGGGAAAATCATTACTAATGATTTCAACCTGAACAAAGTGGCGCAGCTGCAGGGCGTTGAGGTGCTGAACATCAATGAGCTGGCCAATGCGCTAAAGCCGATTGTGTTGCCGGGCGAGACGATGCGCGTCTTCATCCTGAAAGAAGGCAAGGAATACAACCAGGGCGTGGCTTATTTAGATGATGGCACGATGGTAGTGGTGGACAACGCCCGCAAGCTCATCGGCAAGAACGTGGATATTGCCGTGACGTCTGTGCTGCAAACTACGGCCGGCAAGATGATCTTTGGCAAGTTCGATGAGCGCAGCCGCGCGGGTGAGAGAATCGAACCGAAAGCCGAAGGCGCAAAGCCTGAAGTGAGAAAGCCGATCATCGTGGAGTCAACGCCGCATTCACAACCGGAGTGA
- a CDS encoding TonB-dependent receptor, whose translation MSWHTIHRILMVLMLCSALPWEARASAEGLWQGASVGTGQLQVTVTDQNGQPLARVIVIAQQNDKTVAQERTTPSGSALLRLAPGTYKILVEKQGFYTTAVAKLEIAAGQQSPVEVKLQPVREYKEEIEVTAQASPIDPQETSSAQAITASDISNIPYPTTRDYRGVLAYIPGVVADSGKQIHIAGASTQEIQDYLDGFEISQPAGGALSLRLNPDSLHKIDVRSSRYSSQFGKGSGGLVDLQVQDGDNRFRINATDFFPTFQNVKGFQLNNWTPRGYFSGPLIKDKLWFDISHEGEVDYNLIKELPDGADTNRLWRTADLGRLRMNLTPGNVLTASAVLNLQDSQNAGISPFDPVSVSLHNHNYLYLLGLKDQITLAQDTLLEFGGAFHRNKASSLPQGDLPYVLGPEGRSGNFWVTNENISTRTQGFANLYLRPWKLAGTHQFTVGGRADRVLYHANIDRGMVQFVDESRALLRQITFANAPPFSLSTLESSAYIQDRWTPTQRVIIETGGRWDHDSYLGRDFFSPRIAGTMLISAASETKFSAGIGVYFDRSNLALASNGSQGTRTDEFFSPLAAVFTPTFTVDPRLLTLPRYNNWSVAVERRLPGKVYARLEYLSRHGAHGWDFASQPGNNFLLLSDKKDRYDGAQLTLRKELKRGYPALVSYTRSRATSNQTVDFGIDALLVGNQVGGVLPWDSPNQLQTWGSYPLPWKLKKFDMSWSSIWRSGFSFVTVDQLGQIVSGPGQFRFPDFFTLNATVERKFTFHGYRWAARIGVDNITNRENPTVVDNDVNSPTFLTFFGTDHRTLNGRIRFLGKK comes from the coding sequence ATGTCTTGGCACACCATACACCGCATTCTAATGGTCTTGATGCTTTGCTCTGCTCTGCCATGGGAAGCAAGAGCTTCAGCGGAAGGCTTGTGGCAGGGCGCGTCTGTGGGGACGGGACAATTACAGGTCACAGTGACAGACCAGAATGGCCAGCCGCTGGCCAGGGTGATTGTGATCGCGCAGCAGAATGACAAAACTGTGGCGCAGGAACGCACAACGCCTTCAGGTAGTGCGCTTTTGCGGCTGGCACCGGGAACGTACAAAATTTTAGTCGAAAAGCAGGGTTTCTATACCACGGCGGTGGCGAAGCTGGAAATTGCAGCCGGGCAACAGTCACCGGTGGAAGTCAAGCTACAGCCGGTGCGCGAGTACAAGGAAGAAATAGAAGTCACGGCGCAGGCATCGCCGATTGATCCGCAGGAAACCAGCAGCGCGCAGGCCATTACCGCGAGCGACATTTCAAATATTCCTTATCCCACCACGCGCGACTATCGCGGCGTGCTGGCTTATATCCCGGGTGTTGTAGCCGACAGCGGGAAGCAGATCCACATTGCCGGAGCTAGCACGCAAGAAATACAGGATTACCTGGATGGCTTTGAAATAAGCCAGCCGGCGGGTGGAGCGCTTTCACTCCGCCTGAACCCGGATTCACTGCACAAGATTGACGTGCGCAGCAGCCGCTATTCATCGCAGTTTGGCAAAGGATCGGGCGGGCTGGTGGACCTGCAGGTGCAGGATGGAGACAACCGGTTTCGCATCAATGCCACGGATTTTTTTCCGACATTCCAAAACGTGAAAGGCTTTCAGCTGAATAACTGGACGCCGCGCGGATATTTTTCCGGGCCGCTGATCAAAGACAAGTTGTGGTTCGACATATCGCATGAAGGCGAGGTGGACTACAACCTGATCAAAGAACTGCCGGACGGCGCGGACACGAACCGGCTGTGGCGCACCGCCGATCTGGGCCGGCTGCGCATGAACCTGACGCCGGGAAACGTGTTGACCGCAAGCGCGGTGCTGAACCTGCAGGATTCGCAGAATGCGGGAATCTCGCCGTTTGATCCGGTCTCAGTCTCATTGCACAACCATAATTATCTTTACCTGCTGGGGCTAAAAGACCAGATCACTCTGGCGCAGGACACGCTGCTGGAGTTTGGCGGAGCATTCCATCGTAACAAGGCATCGTCGCTGCCGCAGGGCGATCTGCCTTACGTGTTGGGGCCGGAAGGGCGCTCCGGAAATTTCTGGGTCACCAATGAAAATATCTCCACGCGCACACAGGGCTTTGCCAATTTGTATCTGAGACCGTGGAAGCTGGCGGGAACGCATCAATTCACGGTGGGCGGACGCGCGGACCGCGTGCTGTATCACGCGAATATTGATCGCGGGATGGTGCAGTTCGTCGACGAAAGCCGAGCGCTGTTGCGGCAAATCACTTTTGCGAACGCGCCGCCCTTCAGCCTGAGTACGCTGGAATCAAGCGCCTATATTCAAGACCGGTGGACGCCGACGCAGCGCGTAATTATTGAAACCGGCGGCCGATGGGACCACGATTCTTATCTGGGCCGCGACTTCTTTTCACCTAGAATTGCCGGGACGATGCTGATCAGCGCGGCCAGCGAAACCAAGTTCAGCGCGGGCATTGGCGTTTACTTTGACCGGTCAAACCTGGCGCTGGCCAGCAATGGATCACAGGGCACGCGGACAGACGAATTTTTCTCTCCACTGGCGGCGGTATTCACGCCGACTTTTACTGTGGATCCAAGGCTGCTCACGCTGCCGCGCTATAACAACTGGAGCGTGGCAGTGGAGCGGAGATTGCCGGGAAAAGTTTATGCTCGACTGGAATACCTGAGCCGGCACGGCGCGCATGGCTGGGACTTTGCCAGCCAGCCAGGAAATAATTTTCTATTGCTGAGCGACAAGAAAGATCGCTATGACGGCGCGCAACTGACGCTGCGCAAAGAGTTGAAGCGTGGATATCCGGCGCTGGTTTCCTACACGCGCTCACGCGCCACTTCAAACCAGACGGTGGACTTTGGCATTGACGCGTTGCTGGTGGGAAACCAGGTGGGCGGAGTGCTGCCGTGGGATTCGCCCAATCAACTGCAGACATGGGGCAGCTATCCTTTGCCGTGGAAGCTCAAGAAGTTTGATATGTCATGGTCCAGCATATGGCGTTCCGGATTCAGCTTTGTAACGGTTGACCAGCTTGGGCAGATCGTTTCCGGCCCGGGGCAGTTTCGCTTTCCAGATTTCTTTACCCTGAACGCGACGGTGGAACGCAAGTTTACGTTTCACGGATATCGGTGGGCGGCACGTATTGGCGTGGACAATATCACGAACCGTGAAAATCCCACCGTGGTGGACAACGACGTAAATTCACCGACTTTCCTGACGTTCTTTGGCACGGACCATCGCACGCTGAACGGACGGATCAGGTTTTTAGGAAAGAAGTAA
- a CDS encoding MBL fold metallo-hydrolase, whose protein sequence is MKFASLKFSALFLFCVTGALSQDAHTQLVILGTGTPIINPDRSGPSVAVVVNGSAYLVDFGPGVVRRAAAAARDKHITALTPKNLKVVFTTHLHSDHTAGLSDLYLTPAVEGRPGALELYGPPGIAAMARHIQAAYVKDVDIRVHGLEHGNAKAYHINAHEIHPGIVYKDANVTVRAFAVAHGTWDFSYGYRFDTADRSIVISGDTAPTQAIARACHGCDLLLHEVYSTVWFQQRTPAWQKYHSSFHTSTTALAGIANAAKPKQLVLYHQLFRPEDDVDKVLIDELRKAGYIGPVTSAHDLDVF, encoded by the coding sequence ATGAAATTCGCTTCTCTTAAATTCTCCGCACTATTTCTCTTCTGCGTGACGGGCGCACTCTCCCAGGACGCTCACACCCAGCTCGTCATCCTCGGCACGGGTACTCCCATCATCAATCCTGACCGTTCCGGACCGTCGGTTGCCGTGGTGGTGAACGGCTCCGCTTATCTCGTCGACTTTGGCCCTGGCGTGGTGCGTCGCGCCGCTGCTGCCGCCCGCGATAAGCACATCACCGCGCTCACTCCAAAGAATCTCAAGGTCGTTTTCACCACGCACCTGCATTCTGACCACACCGCCGGCCTCTCTGATCTCTATCTCACTCCCGCCGTCGAAGGCCGTCCTGGAGCGCTGGAACTCTATGGCCCGCCGGGAATCGCCGCCATGGCGCGTCACATCCAGGCGGCTTATGTGAAAGACGTGGACATTCGCGTCCACGGCCTCGAGCACGGCAACGCCAAGGCATATCACATCAACGCGCATGAGATTCATCCGGGAATTGTTTACAAAGACGCGAACGTAACCGTGAGAGCTTTTGCCGTCGCCCACGGTACTTGGGATTTCTCTTACGGCTACCGTTTTGATACCGCCGACCGCAGCATCGTGATCTCTGGCGACACGGCCCCTACTCAGGCAATTGCCCGCGCCTGCCACGGCTGCGATCTCCTGCTGCATGAGGTGTATTCAACCGTGTGGTTCCAGCAGCGCACGCCTGCCTGGCAAAAATACCATTCGAGCTTCCACACATCCACAACCGCGCTTGCCGGAATTGCAAATGCTGCAAAGCCCAAGCAACTTGTGCTCTATCATCAGTTATTCCGGCCGGAGGATGACGTCGATAAGGTGTTGATCGATGAATTGCGCAAGGCGGGATACATCGGGCCGGTAACCTCTGCGCATGATCTCGACGTTTTTTAA
- a CDS encoding ATP-binding cassette domain-containing protein: MPLLSIRNLVKLYLTAEGMFGKTTREVRAVNGVSLDITQGETLGLVGESGCGKTTLGRMLLRLIEPTSGSITFNGQDVLAAHGSELRRLRRDMQIIFQDPFASLNPRMRVEEIVTEPLVIHGAASANGGQLTRQSTAPLSRTANLHQAAIDILRAVGLDESALRRYPHEFSGGQRQRIGIARALVLQPKFVVCDEPVSALDVSVGAQIVNLLKKLQRDFGLTYLFISHSMPVVRYLCDRIAVMRRGEIVEIGPAEETTAHPQHEYTRTLLAATPEPEFKLL, translated from the coding sequence ATGCCCCTGCTCTCCATCCGCAATCTCGTCAAGCTCTACCTGACTGCCGAAGGCATGTTCGGCAAAACCACGCGCGAGGTCCGCGCCGTGAATGGCGTCTCGCTAGACATCACTCAGGGGGAGACTCTGGGCCTTGTCGGCGAATCGGGCTGCGGCAAGACCACCCTGGGACGCATGCTACTCCGCCTTATTGAGCCCACTTCCGGCAGCATCACCTTCAACGGCCAGGACGTGCTCGCAGCCCATGGTAGCGAACTGCGCCGCCTCCGCCGCGATATGCAGATCATCTTTCAGGATCCCTTTGCCTCGCTCAACCCGCGCATGCGCGTGGAAGAAATCGTGACCGAGCCGCTGGTCATCCACGGAGCAGCCTCTGCTAACGGTGGTCAATTAACCAGACAATCGACCGCGCCCTTGTCCCGCACCGCCAATCTGCACCAAGCCGCCATCGACATCCTTCGTGCCGTTGGCCTCGACGAATCCGCCCTGCGCCGCTATCCCCATGAATTCTCCGGCGGACAGCGCCAGCGCATCGGCATTGCTCGCGCTCTCGTCCTGCAACCCAAATTTGTTGTCTGCGATGAGCCCGTCTCCGCGCTCGACGTCAGCGTCGGCGCGCAAATCGTGAACCTGCTCAAGAAACTCCAGCGCGACTTCGGCCTCACCTATCTCTTCATCTCGCACTCCATGCCGGTGGTGCGCTACTTGTGTGACCGCATCGCCGTGATGCGCCGCGGAGAAATCGTCGAGATTGGCCCCGCGGAAGAAACCACCGCGCACCCCCAGCACGAGTACACGCGCACGCTGCTGGCAGCCACGCCCGAGCCAGAATTCAAACTGCTGTAG